The nucleotide sequence CTTTTCTGCTAAGTACTTCGATCTGGACGTCTCAGCCAGCGGGGATCTCCTTGCTCTGGACGCACTTCCTCGCCGGCCTCTTCTCATCCTTGCTGGCTTTCTCGGTGCCCCACTTGGTTTTAGCCTTGCCGACAGCGACGGGCTTGGACTTGGCCTCCCACTTTCACTTGAGATCGAAGCCGTCGTCGTTGGGGGAGGCGAGTTCCGCCTCCCACTTAAGCGTCTGGCCCCCACTGTGCACCTTCTCCTTGGTCATCCACTTCCAATTGCAGCCCCCGGGGAGGCGACAACTTAGGTGTACTTGCGGCAGGCCGGATGCGGCCCTCCGAGGAGCTGGCGGCCCAGGCAGAGAGGGCCCCGACCTAATCTTCTGGATAGACCGGTGTGCATACATGATTGTGCATGATAGAACTCTGTAAGCATGCACTTACAATTAAAGTACTTGTAACACAATCAGAATAAAGTGTGGTAGAGCAATGTATCAAAATAAGGAGGAAATGCAAACTGATTAAAGGCTAAAGATACAGAATGATTCAAGGCTAAAACTGATTGAAGGCTACAATAGGAATAAAATGTTGCAAAGAAATGAATCAAAATAAGAGCAATGAAGTTTAGATAGCAGGACCACTGACTGGCACAGTGCACTGGTGAGAATGTGAGATAAAGGATAATAGAAATGATATGATTATTTTAGATGAGGAAGTGCACAAATGAATGCTTGTTGTTTAGTTAAACACATGCATGGCAGTATCCTATATTTCTATTTAGCTTCAGCCCTTACTTTTCTCTATTTTCTCTTCAATCAATATAAACTTTAAGCCTGATAGCATATTCTACCATCCAATTGGCTTGTTCAGCTTGAATACTCCATATGCATTTGGGCCGGTTTTTCTATATACTGCTCGACTAAAACTATTGAACGATTCTGTTCATACATGTCCCTTTTTTGTTCATACATGTGTACTGCTCGACTAACAATATAAACGATTTTGCTAATACAGGTTTTCTTATCTCTTCATACAGGTTAAGAAAGAAAGTGACATGTGTGCCTAATTATATCCTTGATATTTATTTAGATCGCATGGGAGACCTATATTGGATGACAGAGAAGTATGCTACAGATAATTCAAGTAATTTTTATATCTTAGAAAATAAAGTGACATGCATTTTATAAAAGGCTTTGAACCGTAGTTTTTCCTCCTTTTCTCAAGTAGACACAAAAGTTGAAAATATAGGACCAAATATTGAATAAACACAGGACATACATGGTTCACAGAGTATGCAACTTTCCAGGCATTCCTTTAGTTGAGCCTCACTGCACCCTTGTTTTTACAAACATTCGAGGAGAGAATTTCTATTGGAAATCAATGCCCAGCAATGGTGGTACCAGTTAATGTAACTGTAGGTAGAGATTATTTTCTCCAACTAAATCACACAAACAACACCCTGTAGAACGGACTATATAATATCTAGAGCATTTGACAACACTCGTATGAGTTAATAAAATTCTGGAGCATTTGACAACACCTGAATGAGTAACAAAAATCTTCCTTCGCAGGAAAGGAAGGAACCTGTAACCTGTAGGTAGAGGTGCGAGCAGTAGCCCATGCTCCCAATGTCAATGCCAGGTACTGTATGCCTTTCTTTTCTTTCATATGAACTGAATTTCTGTTAAAACATTGGCAGTTCATATCAGTCTCCTACCTTGAAACAAAAAATTAAAATAGATGTCGAAGACATATTTCAGCAAGCGGTACTCCACCGTAATAATAATAGCATGCACTTGCTAGCAAAATATGAACAACTCTTATTGATTTGCATTCTTATAGTTCCCCTATTCAAgatttaaataaataaatatgatGGAAAACAGTATTACATGACAGGAAATAACTACAGTTCTAATCCTGGAGAGGCAGAACCCAAATTCGCTCGGTCAAATCTGGGAAGATGGAGCTCACCGAGGGAGGTTATAGCCAAGGCAGTACTCAGTGCGCGCCGGGGTTGCGCCTGAATGCCGTCCAACCAGCGAGGAACCGCATCGGAGTTGCGCCTTGCACCGTCTCGCCGACGAGCACGAACGCATCAAACAACCAAGTGACTCTGTGCACGGAATACATGTCAAACAATATAAACAATCAGATATGCCATCACAACAGGCGAATAAACATCTAGTAAAAACAGAACAATGTAAGATCCACACTCACCTAAAATGAACCGGGGCATGCCTATATGTGCTCCATTCAAATGCTTAACGCTACACAGATCAGGATGGCAAGGAACAAATCAGGTAGAAATCAACTCACCCACATCACCAAACAAACAAAACACCAAAAGATGACGCATGACTACAAAACACCAAACCAATTGGCAAGAAGTAAAAAAAAGTCTTACGACAAGAGAAAAGTATTATGCATAACATTTCAAGGAAGAAACACGATAAATGGTTAAATGCACATTTCTATCTTAAATCCATCTTCCATTGGATAAGAAAAACTCATCTTCAAGATAGTAATGGTACTGAGCTAAAGAGATGGAAGCATGAAACGGATTGAAAACCAGGGAAATAGAAAATTTGATACATGCTTTCTCTCACAGCAATGCCCAGAATCATTAAACATTAGTAGAACTGTTGCATATGAAGTACTGCAGAAATAAGCACATAATATTGGGGAATTGCCCCTGTTTCTTTGCCACTACAAAACAGGAAGGACATAAGATATTTTGACAATGGCATATTAAAAACTTCTCTACATTATGGAGGAACAATCAGGCAAGCTAGACCAGTTGTGAAAATAGGAGAGACAAGCTATATGATAAAAGGAGCCAATAGTTTCTTGGCATACTTTAATATCCCAAGAGCTTCTTTATCATCATAACAACATAAGTTACTTAATCTTTTGATCTAATAGCTTTAGAAATAGTTGGAAGTGTGTTTCTTCTAAGGCGGTCAGCAAATTGGACCCTCACAAAAGAGCTAACATAGCAGAGATGAAAACTAATGAACTGAAGATAACCTCAATGAGGACCTATGAACCGCTCGATGGTCATGGAGGCAAACTATCATGTACAGATAATCGCCAAAGTTCGCCTTGAGTATAAGTAGGACATCCGTACCAACCTCAAGTCCTATTTTCAGGGGAAATTTCTTGCATCCATGCTTGTTCGTCATACTCAGTCCTAGTAAAGCTCTGCTCGCCAAACCGTAGTCCCACCGGTCATCCTTTGGTATTTTCTGGATGACCACAGATTACACATGAAAAAGAGTGAGTGTTATGATCCCAGATATAAAAATTGCACAAGAACAAAAAGGAGAACTGGAAAAAAATGCATCCCATAGAGCGACATAGATCGAAAAACAGTGCATGTAACTGAACCTAAGGTGAAAACCGGACCATGTTCATGAAACATTAAATAAAATCTAGTGAACGAAGAACTTAGTGTTCACTTCTGAAACTAAGCACGAACATTATGAATATACGTACAAAAAAAGAGGGGGAAATAATGACTACACAAGGACTGGAAAGGTTACAGGAGTAGAGATTATAATTATCTAAACATCAAATGTGAATGGTCAAGAAGAGTCAAACCAAAAATCACAAGGTAACATATAAATGAAGCAAATGAAAAGCATGAACTTTTTTCCATCAGGGGCAAGAGCTTGAAGCAAAGGACTCCGGCCAAATCCAGAAGAGAAGTAATGGAATAAATAAAGCAGCTCCGGAAAATAAATTGCTTCATGGCGTTCAGGAAAGAGATACAAACAATGGTTGAATTAAGTTGGGATATTGAGCAATATTGACAGACTTAGACAACAATCTTCTACCTCTAAGATAGACTGAAGAACTGAAGATAAAGAAAGAGCGAATGAAACTGAAACAAAATACACACTTCAAAATTCTTTCAGATGTTCTGCAGATGCCATTTATAAAATCTTGAGCGTCAATAAAATTGTAGCTTCTCAACTCCAAGGTCCACCATGAACCAAAACTGTGGGTGGGCAAAGCGAACTTAAAAGTAA is from Triticum aestivum cultivar Chinese Spring chromosome 1B, IWGSC CS RefSeq v2.1, whole genome shotgun sequence and encodes:
- the LOC123149169 gene encoding uncharacterized protein; translated protein: MPRFILESLGCLMRSCSSARRCKAQLRCGSSLVGRHSGATPARTEYCLGYNLPRNSVHMKEKKGIQYLALTLGAWATARTSTYRLQVPSFPAKEDFCYSFRVLSCTIMYAHRSIQKIRSGPSLPGPPAPRRAASGLPQVHLSCRLPGGCNWKWMTKEKVHSGGQTLKWEAELASPNDDGFDLK